One Babesia bovis T2Bo chromosome 4 map unlocalized Chr4_1, whole genome shotgun sequence genomic window carries:
- a CDS encoding Signal recognition particle 9 kDa protein (SRP9) family protein — MTYYDTWNGFIQAAHTLFLAQPLKTRYSVKYVKGTESIVLKVTDDRKCCKFKLAKSGNLRQLNQLNKLFLTWSVTRDLDSLGQFNVKRAQPVTGKKLSPRKA, encoded by the exons ATGACATATTATGATACTTGGAATGGGTTCATTCAGGCAGCTCACACTCTGTTCCTTGCCCAGCCTCTGAAG ACCCGTTACTCTGTAAAATACGTGAAGGGTACTGAGTCTATCGTATTGAAGGTGACTGATGATCGCAAG TGCTGCAAGTTCAAGCTGGCTAAATCGGGAAATCTACGCCAGCTGAATCAATTGAATAAGCTATTTTTGACGTGGTCAGTTACTCGTGACCTGGATTCACTTGGCCAATTCAACGTTAAGCGAGCTC AACCTGTTACCGGGAAGAAGCTAAGTCCACGTAAAGCTTAG
- a CDS encoding putative integral membrane protein yields MNIYYILDLYVKLIQDLYGPVFVESRMELSMFPYIYIATIYRQYARLRFVVILIAISYLVSISSYTCASRHVCPSAACPADQHRMKCFIPAHWPHIDASSSKISHTFASSMEDGVDESASTPEMESALNDPELEDWKTDMADIPGAWRMFYPLSLMHTVGISAYPNIRPSVLFYNISGAVVGPEHKDSGKGGWVLDANTPVHIDDGTSYLHNRRFAVVLLSSKSFSNIKLVLLGRMFYSKEYVMKELKDVVQLRAVMFIGQAFVESWRSQELTETLQRIRRRITVLDRQGNEVDPLTWEFLPLNKPGSPFRWMHGNDKWKLLGPCTGYRVLGSVYNVPHQPMFLDKYNDKEIYDYVDPAKVNKTMYTAPEFIEKETRAVIEAAFAKNKGTQFKLYNENYMEEFYNEMVELAKNGPEYYKNVMQ; encoded by the exons atgaatatatattatatattagaTCTCTATGTGAAACTAATCCAGGATCTATATGGTCCCGTTTTTGTGGAATCTCGGATGGAGTTGTCAATGTTCccttatatatacatagctACAATCTATAGACAATACGCTCGTTTACGCTTTGTCGTGATACTCATAGCGATTAGCTATCTAGTGTCTATCTCTTCATATACATGTGCATCGCGACATGTATGTCCAAGTGCTGCTTGTCCAGCGGATCAACATCGCATGAAATGCTTTATCCCAGCCCATTGGCCACATATCGATGCCTCGTCGTCTAAAATATCGCATACATTTGCTTCATCAATGGAAGATGGCGTTGATGAAAGTGCATCCACCCCGGAAATGGAGTCTGCTCTTAATGATCCGGAATTAGAAGATTGGAAAACTGACATGGCAGATATACCAGGAGCCTGGCGTATGTTCTACCCACTATCACTGATGCATACGGTTGGTATCAGCGCATACCCGAACATAAGGCCATCGGTACTGTTCTACAATATATCCGGAGCTGTTGTTGGACCTGAACATAAGGATTCCGGCAAAGGGGGCTGGGTGCTAGATGCCAATACACCAGTGCATATAGATGATGGAACATCATATCTACATAACCGAAG ATTTGCCGTGGTATTACTCAGCTCGAAGTCATTCTCCAACATCAAGTTGGTGCTACTAGGCAGAATGTTCTACTCAAAAGAATATGTAATGAAGGAATTAAAAGATGTAGTACAACTGAGAGCAGTAATGTTTATAGGGCAAGCCTTTGTAGAGTCATGG CGATCGCAAGAATTAACAGAAACGCTACAGCGTATAAGGCGACGAATCACGGTG CTTGATCGACAGGGGAACGAAGTAGATCCCCTTACATGGGAGTTTCTACCATTGAATAAACCAGGATCACCTTTCAGGTGGATGCATGGTAATGATAAATGGAAACTTTTGGGGCCTTGTACAGGCTACCGAGTCTTAGGATCAGTTTATAACGTTCCACACCAACCTATGTTCCTGGACAAATATAACGACAAGGAAATATATGACTACGTGGATCCAGCAAAAGTGAATAAGACAATGTATACAGCACCTGAATTTATAGAAAAAGAAACAAGAGCCGTCATCGAAGCTGCATTCGCGAAAAACAAAGGAACGCAATTTAAGCTATATAACGAAAATTACATGGAAGAGTTTTACAACGAG ATGGTGGAACTCGCCAAAAATGGGCCTGAGTATTACAAAAATGTCATGCAGTAA
- a CDS encoding Adaptin N terminal region family protein translates to MIPIPAATIDRFGLTPPRLKKTFFADHRKGEVGELRLLLKKMASDYGSSLTLSELTHRDYKLKCREILKRLIRSMTLGMDVSRLYTDVVMISQTTDPVQKKMIYMYLSTYSKDHPEQTILTINTLLKDFDNVDPVIRSLAIRNLSAFDTKLSNEYAMNVVLKKFLDPSDTVKRSAVIGALRLYKSQCAISKTERLEDSKDEEVRSDILHHLQSSIKSLNLDVMFDSLCVYSELVESDDDLRLSRPSIVYLINRIKRMNEWQQCLTLKLLHTYIPSGDELFDLLNLLDEFLNYTSSAVFLATAKCFLAWTAHDDMLQLEVIRRLQIPMVALIAQSCNEIAYNIMLNIMLLVINAPQIEESTGCEEAKSDNQLPFSEHYDVFYFRYDDPPYIKHAKLKLLVAIACEENATNILNDLNEYVSDINYEIGANSVKSMGLIALKVPGHLDVIISQISVVFGLRLSHIVSAALYVVRTLLRAFPESSEQLLSIVEEHREYINDIQSLTYYIWILGEHGCNVDHAPYTMEDIIDRPESLDIGSELLSASMKLFFARPPEMYNAISRLFTRIITENQDPSLLGMAVFYHSLLYVDIEIAKKVVLAKEEHDLSSILANSMVELGIPLRDDDWREKFDSVDLLQQGQARGTALKSFFPYSFGNVESDIFTTSMTAEHSFDEDSTEEDQPSLTHVAATTPIRSGTGTDLDHKLSTLNLVIPNTLLTEEYQKCWFECDLMRQSTEEVSGKTHDLNVEPLEDMLFDVHIATLASGKSQEIIKMYQYAQNADGQMYYIELAIEPLGSSWRVQVSVKSQSSSGRGSLVQTLASVLCSHVCQWLKSLNLT, encoded by the exons ATGATTCCTATTCCGGCTGCAACAATTGACCGTTTCGGTCTCACGCCACCAAGGTTGAAAAAGACTTTTTTCGCGGACCACCGAAAG GGAGAGGTCGGGGAGCTCCGTCTGTTACTTAAGAAGATGGCATCTGATTATGGTTCTTCATTAACTTTAAGTG AACTGACCCATAGGGACTACAAGTTGAAATGCCGTGAGATTCTCAAACGGCTTATTCGGTCAATGACTCTTGGAATGGACGTATCTCGTTTATATACTGATGTGGTtatgatatcgcaaacaaCGGACCCAGTTCAaaagaaaatgatatatatgtatttgtCTACATACAGCAAGGACCACCCCGAACAGACTATTTTGACTATTAATACACTATTAAAGGATTTTGACAATGTAGATCCAGTAATTCGTTCGTTGGCAATTCGCAACTTGTCCGCTTTTGACACAAAGCTTTCCAACGAATATGCTATGAACGTGGTATTAAAGAAGTTTTTGGACCCATCTGATACGGTTAAAAGGTCTGCTGTTATAGGTGCTTTACGATTATACAAGTCACAATGTGCTATATCAAAGACGGAGCGACTAGAAGACAGTAAAGATGAGGAGGTACGATCTGACATATTACATCATCTCCAGTCTTCCATTAAGTCGCTTAATCTTGATGTAATGTTTGACTCTCTATGCGTATATAGTGAACTTGTTGAATCGGATGACGATTTGAGATTAAGTAGGCCTAGTATAGTGTACTTAATTAACAGAATAAAGAGGATGAACGAGTGGCAGCAATGCCTTACGCTCAAGTTGCTTCATACTTATATCCCATCAGGTGATGAGTTGTTTGACCTATTGAACTTACTTGACGAGTTTTTGAATTACACATCTAGTGCTGTCTTTTTAGCCACCGCAAAATGTTTTTTGGCGTGGACTGCACATGATGACATGTTGCAGCTTGAGGTCATTCGGCGTCTTCAGATCCCTATGGTAGCACTTATTGCTCAATCGTGCAACGAGATAGCTTATAACATAATGCTAAACATTATGTTGCTTGTGATAAATG CACCCCAAATTGAAGAATCGACTGGTTGTGAAGAGGCGAAATCAGATAACCAACTGCCATTCTCTGAACATTATGATGTATTTTATTTCCGTTACGATGACCCTCCTTATATTAAACACGCCAAGCTGAAGTTGCTGGTTGCAATCGCTTGTGAG GAAAACGCAACGAATATATTGAATGACTTGAATGAATATGTTTCGGACATTAATTACGAAATTGGCGCAAACTCGGTGAAATCGATGGGCCTCATTGCTTTGAAAGTACCCGGACATTTAGACGTCATTATTTCCCAG ATATCTGTTGTATTTGGTCTTCGCTTATCTCATATCGTAAGCGCGGCATTGTACGTAGTACGCACATTGCTCCGTGCCTTCCCAGAATCCAGTGAGCAATTGTTGTCAATTGTGGAAGAACATCGTGAATACATTAATGACATACAATCACTTACGTATTATATTTGGATATTGG GAGAGCATGGATGTAACGTTGATCACGCCCCTTACACCATGGAGGACATAATCGATCGTCCAGAAAGCTTGGACATTGGATCGGAGCTGCTGTCTGCTTCTATGAAATTGTTTTTTGCTCGACCCCCGGAGATGTACAATGCTATCTCTCGGTTGTTTACCAGG ATCATTACTGAGAATCAAGATCCATCTTTGTTAGGCATGGCTGTTTTTTATCATTCTTTACTGTATGTTGATATTGAA ATTGCTAAGAAGGTTGTGCTTGCGAAGGAAGAACATGATTTATCTTCTATATTAGCTAATTCTATG GTTGAGTTGGGCATACCTCTGCGCGATGATGACTGGCGCGAGAAGTTTGATAGTGTGGATTTGCTTCAACAGGGTCAAGCACGAGGCACTGCTCTTAAAAGTTTTTTCCCTTATAGTTTTGGCAACGTCGAAAGCGATATCTTCACAACATCGATGACTGCAGAACATTCATTCGATGAAGATTCCACAGAGGAGGATCAGCCATCATTAACGCATGTCGCTGCCACAACGCCAATAAGGTCAGGAACTGGTACTGATCTTGACCACAAGCTATCTACGCTTAATCTGGTAATACCAAATACACTACTAACGGAGGAGTACCAGAAATGCTGGTTTGAGTGCGATTTAATGCGCCAAAGCACTGAGGAGGTTTCGGGAAAGACACATGATCTCAACGTGGAGCCTTTAGAAGATATGCTATTTGACGTCCACATTGCTACGTTGGCATCTGGGAAAAGCCAAGAAATTATAAAGATGTACCAGTATGCGCAAAATGCTGACGG GCAAATGTACTACATTGAGTTGGCCATTGAACCTTTGGGAAGCTCATGGCGAGTACAGGTTTCTGTTAAGTCGCAGAGTTCCAGTGGTAGGGGTTCGTTAGTTCAGACGCTTGCTAGCGTTCTCTGCAGTCATGTGTGTCAATGGCTTAAAAGTTTAAATCTGACATAA
- a CDS encoding rRNA biogenesis Brix domain family protein gives MKKEVKKKSKADIKKQLVEKGESIRKSLDNIVKQDVKANTVTSTRILRPQKNSAVKDEPQDDDDSDSDDDVNLDPYRLKDAYYIKQNSKYTNKKKCMVLASRGITSLGRQLMKEIRLLLPHHKEESKLEKRDSRKALNTLAELSRCNSVIFIENRKCEVIMWIALTPYGPSFKARITNVHTLKDSTYFGNALLYSRPLLTFDAGFDTAPHLQLIKSLISQVFGTPNNHPKSKPFHDHCLSFFYFDGRIFFRHFQISPINEYGINKPEQQSLTEIGPQFVLQPILILAGSFNGAVLWENPDYISPLMMRRAKREAEAVKRQRKDVNKLTKKDDYELPEDELSNHKIFRAPT, from the exons ATGAAAAAAGAAGTAAAGAAAAAATCGAAAGCAGATATCAAAAAACAACTCGTAGAAAAGGGGGAATCCATACGCAAGTCACTAGACAATATCGTTAAACAAGATGTAAAGGCAAACACTGTTACAAGTACTAGAATACTTCGCCCCCAAAAGAATAGTGCTGTAAAAGATGAGCCACAAGATGATGATGACAGTGATAGTGACGATGATGTTAACTTGGACCCCTATCGCCTCAAAGATGCCTATTATATCAAGCAGAACAGCAAGTATACTAATAAGAAAAAGTGTATGGTATTAGCCAGCAGGGGCATAACAAGTCTTGGGCGACAACTAATGAAGGAAATCAGACTGTTGTTGCCACATCACAAAGAAGAA TCTAAACTGGAGAAGAGAGATTCTCGCAAAGCACTCAACACATTGGCAGAATTGTCTAG ATGTAACAGCGTCATATTCATAGAAAACCGAAAGTGCGAGGTTATAATGTGGATAGCGTTGACACCATACGGACCATCGTTCAAGGCACGCATAACCAATG TCCATACCCTCAAAGACTCAACGTACTTTGGTAATGCACTACTCTATTCAAGGCCGCTATTGACATTTGATGCCGGATTCGACACCGCACCTCACTTACAATTAATCAAGAGCCTGATATCACAAGTGTTTGGCACCCCGAATAATCATCCAAAAAGCAAACCTTTCCATGACCACTGCCTGTCCTTTTTCTACTTCGATGGCAGAATATTTTTCAGGCACTTTCAAATCAGTCCAATCAACGAATACGGCATCAATAAACCAGAGCAACAAAGTCTAACGGAAATAG GCCCGCAATTCGTGTTACAACCGATCTTGATATTAGCAGGAAGCTTCAATGGTGCTGTTTTATGGGAGAATCCCGattatatatcaccttTAATG ATGCGAAGAGCAAAACGAGAGGCAGAAGCAGTGAAAAGACAAAGGAAAGATGTTAACAAACTG ACTAAAAAGGATGATTATGAATTGCCAGAAGATGAACTGTCCAATCATAAAATTTTCCGTGCGCCGACGTGA
- a CDS encoding putative integral membrane protein produces MFRRTYNHISRTILLKGSPANKIATWSLGISISLVWIYISEKRNPRAKGIFFRKKEAEIFTEEEIAKWNEKFKPKSI; encoded by the exons ATGTTCCGTCGCACATACAACCACATCTCTAGAACAATATTACTCAAGGGGAGTCCTGCAAATAAAATCGCCACTTGGAGTTTAG GGATATCAATTTCCTTAGtttggatatatattagtgAGAAAAGGAATCCACGTGCCAAAGGTATATTTTTTAGGAAGAAAGAAGCCGAAATCtttactgaagaagaaatTGCAAAGTGGAATGAAAAGTTCAAACCGAAGAGCATTTAA
- a CDS encoding NMD3 nonsense-mediated mRNA decay family protein produces the protein MADWDAATFASTEPSYAPMFCCLCGDVVPKPTASRMCHLCITKNVNLAQEVTTHTTILQCGTCKMFFHDRWLKCDLESKELLSICLKKAKGLENMKIINAAFSWTEPHSKQLKVKVCVQKEVDSNFVVEQSFVITFSIKSSQCDHCKRMYTPHTWKAMVQIRQKTKDKRHILMLEQIIIKHNAHENVTNILSRPNGFDLHFQSKTCAQKFADFVSDKIVSQVRNSKKLITQDSVNNKWDYKYTLQVQLIPICADDMVFLPPKVASINGGISPFLLCVNLTTTISLIDPFTLRTLDISNDKFWKNPFTSLFNKFNLCNFIVLNIEKDRSCKYTHPVYELVDVELMAVNASTVIYTKSHLGNILTVGDTFSGYDIRKINLNGLAEEQTDISNKIPFDVILVRKVKTKKLFKTNWVLKRIVDKKGSSSDDEIEEDELLDFKEELINKKELQKNVEFYQNPRANANKVSSPDDGDLDIVASQLKELSLQDTNYF, from the exons ATGGCTGATTGGGATGCTGCGACATTTGCCTCCACGGAGCCGTCATATGCTCCAATGTTCTGCTGCCTATGTGGAGATGTCGTCCCCAAGCCAACAGCCTCAAGGATGTGCCATTTATGCATCACCAAAAACGTAAACCTGGCACAGGAAGTAACGACACATACCacaatattacaatgtGGAACTTGTAAAATGTTCTTCCATGATAGATG GCTGAAATGCGATCTGGAAAGCAAAGAACTACTATCTATATGCCTTAAAAAGGCAAAAGGACTTGAAAACATGAAAATTATTAACGCAGCATTTTCGTGGACTGAGCCACATAGCAAACAGCTAAAGGTCAAAGTATGCGTACAAAAAGAAGTTGATAGTAATTTTGTGGTTGAACAGTCATTCGTAATTACGTTCTCAATCAAGTCAAGCCAGTGCGATCACTGTAAGAGAATGTATACACCACATACATGGAAAGCCATGGTACAAATCAGACAAAAAACCAAAGACAAAAGGCATATTCTCATGCTGGAACAAATCATCATCAAACATAACGCTCACGAGAATGTAACGAACATTTTATCAAGACCTAATGGATTTGATCTTCATTTCCAAAGTAAAACATGTGCACAGAAGTTCGCAGACTTCGTCTCAGATAAAATTGTCTCCCAAGTTAGAAACAGTAAAAAGCTGATTACTCAGGATAGTGTTAATAACAAGTGGGACTACAAATACACACTGCAAGTTCAACTCATCCCAATTTGTGCAGATGATATG GTGTTCCTACCACCCAAGGTGGCATCAATAAACGGAGGGATATCGCCTTTTTTACTTTGCGTGAATTTAACAACAACTATCAGTCTCATAGATCCATTCACATTAAGGACACTAGATATTTCAAACGACAAATTTTGGAAAAATCCATTTACCTCAC TTTTCAACAAGTTCAATCTTTGCAACTTTATTGTTCTCAATATTGAGAAAGATCGGAGCTGTAAGTATACACACCCAGTATATGA ACTTGTCGACGTGGAACTCATGGCAGTAAACGCTTCCACCGTAATCTACACCAAATCGCATCTAGGAAATATATTAACCGTCGGTGATACTTTCAGTGGCTACGATATACGTAAAATCAATCTTAACGGATTGGCAGAAGAACAAACAGATATATCGAATAAAATACCGTTCGATGTCATATTGGTAAGAAAGGTGAAGACTAAAAAACTTTTCAAGACCAATTGGGTGCTTAAAAGGATTGTTGAT AAAAAGGGGTCCTCCTCTGACGATGAAATCGAAGAAGATGAACTGCTGGATTTCAAAGAGGAACTTATCAACAAAAAGGAACTCCAAAAGAATGTGGAGTTTTATCAAAATCCCAG AGCGAATGCTAACAAAGTTAGCAGTCCAGATGACGGGGATCTCGATATAGTCGCATCGCAACTCAAGGAACTGTCATTGCAAGACACCAACTACTTTTAA
- a CDS encoding FtsJ-like rRNA methyltransferase family protein → MAHTTKENRDVYYRKAKEDGYRARSVYKLIQIFQAYGIFHPIARIEQVTEILRNAKCKHCCPGDNLANVRKFDILEQRGNSYDCSSLPRIRNVVDLCAAPGSWTQCIRDFVYNEYFVYKDAAKNLAENNTLCVKKVESCNLKPVIIAVDLQEMAPVKGVQILKGDITNEQVMEKIKNLFVENVSKRLLETTEDNSELADSSLAQIITCDGAPDVSGVHQTDAYVQSCLIRAAISVCSAILDPNGLFVCKAFCNDSDAPIYRHVNIFFDDFSIHKPAASRLTSAECFVIARGFKPMGKITRGLNGYVHTAVSQDVKHEAKWLIPLMCCGDLGGYDKAINS, encoded by the coding sequence ATGGCCCATACGACCAAAGAAAACAGAGATGTCTATTATCGCAAGGCCAAGGAAGATGGATACCGAGCGAGAAGCGTCTATAAACTAATACAAATATTTCAGGCATACGGAATCTTCCACCCTATCGCAAGGATAGAGCAGGTCACAGAAATACTACGCAATGCGAAGTGCAAGCACTGCTGCCCTGGAGATAACCTGGCCAATGTCCGTAAATTTGACATCCTAGAGCAACGAGGGAACTCATATGATTGCTCAAGCCTTCCCAGAATCAGAAACGTAGTAGATCTATGTGCTGCACCGGGAAGCTGGACTCAATGCATCAGGGACTTTGTGTACAACGAGTACTTTGTATACAAAGATGCAGCTAAAAATCTTGCTGAAAACAACACCCTGTGCGTAAAAAAAGTGGAAAGCTGTAACCTTAAACCTGTAATTATTGCAGTAGACCTACAGGAAATGGCACCCGTAAAGGGTGTCCAAATACTTAAAGGAGATATCACTAACGAACAGGTCATGGAAAAAATCAAAAACTTGTTCGTGGAAAACGTTAGTAAAAGGCTTCTAGAAACAACGGAAGATAACTCAGAATTGGCTGATAGCAGCTTAGCTCAAATTATCACCTGTGATGGTGCCCCGGATGTTAGCGGAGTACACCAGACTGATGCATATGTACAGTCATGCCTCATACGTGCGGCCATTAGCGTTTGTTCAGCAATTCTCGATCCAAATGGCCTGTTTGTTTGTAAAGCTTTCTGTAACGACAGTGATGCCCCAATCTACAGGCAtgtgaatatatttttcGATGACTTCAGCATACACAAACCAGCTGCATCGAGATTAACAAGCGCAGAATGCTTTGTTATTGCACGCGGATTCAAGCCAATGGGAAAAATCACTAGGGGCCTTAATGGATACGTTCACACAGCGGTATCACAAGATGTAAAACATGAAGCAAAGTGGCTAATACCACTCATGTGTTGCGGCGACCTCGGAGGCTATGACAAGGCAATAAACAGCTGA
- a CDS encoding RNA recognition motif domain containing protein: MTVDCDSSEDVPSDWYVQCVDTEVRGPCDLIALKSLIGTSFVDKRCHVWREGMDSWQSVCQIPEIAALFDEDSSVNDPLPNDNVSNTELTDTVTISPVGDGDKPSVDEDPERIRKREKKKQYLQRKRARIESGQWIDSNRNLSVYITGLPDDVTSEEIANVFRRAGLIKIDPITTLPKIRMYTDAQGVFKNDARVTFVNKESVDFAIRYLDNYHFRPDCVIHVEKATYNPQKRASNSTVSLSGEELRKRYLAAKYEQNRLQSWDQDIDDGTGRRIVICKPMFSTEDAWAHEAGDVFYDDLRDEVQYEITKFVPVEKVTPIARHPQGVVCVKLKTSADAEIFISQFQDRLFDGRRLQVYFFDGKTDLQAQCLPSKDAKEAALRRATAELKQPDDVACDWIDDQSSDEEFEIKTE, translated from the exons ATGACAGTTGATTGCGACTCTTCAGAGGATGTTCCTTCTGAT TGGTATGTGCAATGTGTGGACACGGAGGTCCGTGGTCCCTGTGATCTTATCGCTTTGAAATCGTTAATTGGAAC GTCATTTGTAGACAAACGTTGCCATGTTTGGCGGGAAGGAATGGACTCTTGGCAATCCGTTTGCCAGATTCCTGAGATTGCTGCTTTGTTCG ACGAAGACTCTAGTGTGAATGATCCGCTCCCAAATGATAATGTCTCCAATACCGAGTTAACAGATACAGTTACCATTTCTCCGGTGGGAGATGGTGATAAGCCCTCTGTAGATGAGGACCCCGAGCGCATACGCAAACGCGAAAAGAAAAAACAATACCTTCAAAGAAAGCGTGCGCGCATTGAATCTGGGCAGTGGATAGACTCGAAC CGCAATTTGAGTGTCTACATTACTGGTCTTCCTGACGATGTTACCAGTGAGGAGATTGCAAATGTATTTCGGAGAGCCGGACTAATTAAGATAGACCCTATTACAA CGTTACCTAAAATTCGTATGTACACTGATGCCCAAGGAGTGTTTAAGAATGACGCTCGCGTCACTTTTGTTAACAAGGAATCTGTAGATTTTGCTATACGTTATCTTGACAATTACCACTTTAGACCCGATTGCGTCATTCATGTTGAGAAG GCAACATATAACCCTCAGAAACGAGCGTCTAATAGCACTGTTTCATTATCGGGGGAGGAGTTGCGTAAGCGTTATTTAGCTGCGAAGTATGAGCAGAATCG GTTGCAAAGCTGGGATCAAGATATTGACGACGGCACGGGTCGTCGCATTGTCATTTGCAAGCCTATGTTTTCCACTGAAGACGCTTGG GCTCATGAGGCgggtgatgtattttaTGACGATTTACGCGATGAGGTGCAATATGAGATTACAAAGTTTGTCCCTGTTGAGAAGGTGACACCTATTGCACGACACCCTCAGGGTGTGGTTTGCGTGAAGTTGAAAACATCTGCAGATGCTGAGATATTCATATCACAATTTCAAGATCGTTTATTTGACGGCCGTCGTTTGCAAGTTTACTTTTTTGACGGAAAGACGGATTTGCAAGCCCAATGTTTACCTAGCAAGGATGCTAAGGAGGCTGCGTTGCGGCGAGCCACCGCTGAGTTAAAACAGCCTGATGACGTCGCATGCGACTGGATTGACGATCAGAGCAGTGACGAAGAGTTTGAAATAAAGACTGAATAG